A stretch of DNA from Bacteroidales bacterium:
TGAAACAAGATTACCCGGCTTACCATTTGTATTATTCTGAACCCTACTTCAGCCATGCAATGGGAATCAACCATTTCGACCTTAGCTTACATAATAATTTCTCTGAAATGCCGCTGGAACAGATTCAATCACCAGCACTGATCATTTGGGATATCTGGACTTCAGTAAGTTTTGCCCCTTATGTTCACGATTTTGAGCATAACCCAGACTTTAAGTTGATCCATTCCTACGTAAATCCTAAAGACAGCACAGAAGTACTCTTCAGATTGTATCTTAAAGAGTAGAGAAAGGCAACCGTTTCATCTTTCCGGCTCATATTATAAATCCCTTTAATCCTATAGAAATGATCACCATTTTTCACAATCCGAAATGTCGCAAATCCCGCGAAGGACTTGAATACCTTAAAAACAAAGGACTTGAATACCAGGTGATTGAATACCTGAAAACCCCATTCAGCAGGGAATATTTGAAGGAGGTACTGATGAAACTTAATGCCAGGCCTTTTGATATTGTGCGGACACAAGAGGATGTTTTCAAAGAAAAATTTCGGGGGAAATCCTTTACCGATGAAGAATGGATCACCATTCTGCTGGAAAATCCAAAACTGATTCAGCGCCCCATTGTGATGAAAGGCTACAAGGCTGTGCTTGGACAACCTGCCAATGTGATTGATAAAATTCTGTGATCCCGGAAAAGAAAAATCACTAACTTACGC
This window harbors:
- the arsC gene encoding arsenate reductase (glutaredoxin) (This arsenate reductase requires both glutathione and glutaredoxin to convert arsenate to arsenite, after which the efflux transporter formed by ArsA and ArsB can extrude the arsenite from the cell, providing resistance.), producing the protein MITIFHNPKCRKSREGLEYLKNKGLEYQVIEYLKTPFSREYLKEVLMKLNARPFDIVRTQEDVFKEKFRGKSFTDEEWITILLENPKLIQRPIVMKGYKAVLGQPANVIDKIL